A genomic stretch from Vulpes lagopus strain Blue_001 chromosome 11, ASM1834538v1, whole genome shotgun sequence includes:
- the TMEM132A gene encoding transmembrane protein 132A isoform X3, which translates to MPVLIQTSDAFTVDCDQDPLDTIYLPATLELLDAPEHFRVQQVGHYPPANSSLGSRSETFLLLQPWPRVQPLLRASYPPFATQQVVPPRVTEPHQRPVPWDVRAVSVEAAVTPAEPHARVLFHLKGQDWPPGPGSLPCAWLHATHPAGTAHQACHFQPSLGACVVEMEFPSHWFSQGSTTRAELAYTLEPAAEGPGGCGPSQEEDPREQALPVGGVELRPADPPQYQEVPLDEAVTLRVPDVPVRPGQLFSATLLLRHNFTASILTLRIKVKKGLHVTAARPAQPSLWTAKLDRFKGSKHHTTLIICHRAGNTGLDSSSPPELSEFLWVDFLVENGTSGGVAVTRPVTWQLEYAGQAPEAEKDKMVWEILVSERDVRALVPLAKAEELVNTAPLTGEPRHVPIRLVTVDNGGALVEVTEHIGCESTNTQVLQVSETCDAVFVSGKESRGAQGVQVDFWWRRLRASLQMTVWAPLLPLRIELTDTTLEQVRGWRVPGPTEGMPEPEAAAEEAERRPRSCRLQYQRAGVRFLVPFAAHPLDGGRRLTHLLGPDWLLDVTHLVAPHARVQDPRVASLEGGRILVGREPGVTSIEVRSPLSDSILGEQALAVTDDKVSVLELQVQPVMGISLALSRGTAHPGEVTATCWAQSAFPAPKQEVALSLWLSFSDHTLVPAELYNQHDLGLSVSAEEPGAILPAKDQGAQLGVVVSGAGAEGLPLHVALHPPEPCRRGRHRVPLASGTAWLGLPPAPTPPPALPSSPARGPPATEASVGGKQWEAGGVGGSGVVKGKFERAEAEAREEEEEEEEEEMVPAPQRVTDLELGMYALLGIFCLAILIFLVNGVVFVLRYQRKEPPDGATDPASPQPHNWVWLGTDQEELSRQLDRQSPGLPQGEGGCPCESRGGGEALTVAQAPGGGTSSSSSTLARKEAGGRRKRVEFVTFAPAPLAELSQESVGAPAVQSILVAGEEDIRWVCEDMGLKDPEELRSYMERIRGSS; encoded by the exons ATGCCAGTTCTGATACAGACGTCAGATGCCTTTACAG tGGACTGTGACCAGGACCCCTTGGACACCATCTACCTGCCTGCAACCCTGGAGCTCCTTGATGCCCCTGAGCACTTCCGTGTGCAGCAAGTGGGCCATTATCCACCTGCCAACTCCTCTCTGGGCTCCCGATCTGAGACCTTTCTGCTCCTGCAGCCATGGCCCAGGGTCCAGCCTCTTCTCCGGGCCTCCTACCCACCCTTTGCCACTCAGCAG gtGGTCCCTCCACGGGTTACTGAGCCCCACCAACGGCCAGTGCCGTGGGATGTGCGGGCTGTGTCGGTGGAAGCGGCCGTGACTCCAGCAGAACCCCATGCCCGAGTCCTCTTCCACCTCAAAGGGCAGGATTGGCCTCCAGGGCCTGGCAGCCTGCCCTGCGCCTGGCTCCATGCCACACATCCTGCAGGCACTGCTCACCAAGCCTGCCACTTCCAG CCCTCCCTAGGCGCCTGTGTGGTGGAGATGGAGTTTCCCTCCCACTGGTTCTCCCAGGGCTCCACTACACGGGCCGAGCTGGCTTACACGCTGGAGCCCGCAGCTGAGGGCCCTGGGGGCTGCGGCCCCAGCCAGGAGGAGGACCCCAGGGAGCAAGCCCTTCCAGTGGGTGGTGTGGAGCTGCGCCCAGCGGACCCCCCACAGTACCAAGAGGTGCCCCTGGATGAGGCGGTGACCCTGCGGGTCCCTGATGTGCCTGTGCGGCCAGGCCAGCTCTTCAGTGCCACCCTCCTGCTTCGGCACAACTTCACAGCCAGCATCCTGACCCTGCG GATCAAGGTGAAGAAGGGGCTGCATGTGACAGCTGCCCGCCCAGCCCAACCCAGCCTCTGGACTGCCAAGCTGGACCGCTTCAAGGGCTCCAAGCACCACACAACCCTCATCATCTGCCACCGTGCTGGCAACACAGGGCTGGACTCCAG CAGCCCTCCTGAACTCTCCGAGTTCCTGTGGGTGGACTTTCTGGTGGAGAATGGCACTAGTGGGGGTGTGGCAGTCACTCGCCCTGTCACATGGCAGCTGGAGTATGCAGGCCAGGCCCCCGAAGCAGAAAAGGACAAAATGGTGTGGGAGATCCTGGTGTCAGAGCGGGATGTAAGAGCCCTTGTCCCACTGGCCAAG GCCGAGGAGCTGGTGAACACAGCTCCACTGACCGGAGAGCCGAGGCACGTGCCCATACGCCTGGTCACCGTGGACAATGGGGGGGCCCTGGTGGAGGTGACAGAGCACATTGGCTGTGAGTCGACCAATACACAGGTGCTGCAG GTGTCCGAGACCTGTGATGCTGTGTTTGTGTCTGGCAAGGAGAGCCGGGGTGCCCAAGGGGTGCAGGTGGACTTCTGGTGGCGCCGTCTGAGGGCCTCACTGCAGATGACAGTGTGGGCCCCATTGCTGCCCCTGCGCATTGAGCTGACCGACACCACCCTGGAGCAGGTCCGGGGCTGGAGGGTCCCTGGCCCCACTGAAGG GATGCCAGAGCCTGAGGCTGCTGCTGAGGAGGCTGAGAGGCGCCCCCGCAGCTGCCGCCTGCAGTACCAGCGCGCAGGCGTGCGCTTCCTTGTCCCCTTTGCGGCTCACCCACTGGACGGTGGCCGCCGCCTCACCCACCTGCTCGGCCCTGACTGGCTGCTGGATGTGACCCACCTTGTGGCGCCTCACGCACGTGTACAAGACCCACGCGTAGCCTCGCTGGAGGGCGGCCGCATCCTGGTGGGCCGGGAACCCGGTGTCACCTCCATCGAG GTGCGTTCCCCGCTGTCTGACTCCATTTTGGGGGAGCAGGCATTGGCCGTGACGGATGACAAGGTCTCGGTGCTGGAGCTGCAGGTGCAGCCGGTGATGGGCATCTCACTGGCCCTGAGCCGGGGTACTGCCCACCCTGGGGAGGTCACAGCCACGTGCTGGGCACAGTCAGCCTTTCCCGCCCCAAAGCAG GAGGTGGCCCTCTCCCTTTGGCTGTCCTTCTCTGACCACACCCTGGTCCCCGCTGAGCTCTACAACCAACATGACCTGGGACTGTCTGTCTCCGCCGAGGAGCCTGGTGCTATCCTGCCAGCCAAGGACCAGGGTGCCCAGCTTGGGGTGGTGGTGAGTGGGGCAGGTGCTGAGGGGCTGCCCCTGCACGTGGCTCTCCACCCACCTGAGCCCTGCCGCCGGGGCCGCCACCGGGTCCCCCTGGCCTCTGGCACCGCCTGGCTAGGGCttccccctgctcccaccccgccccccgccctcccatCTAGCCCTGCCCGGGGCCCACCAGCCACGGAGGCCAGCGTGGGTGGTAAACAATGGGAGGCAGGGGGTGTTGGGGGCAGTGGGGTTGTGAAGGGCAAGTTTGAgcgggcagaggcagaggccagagaggaggaggaagaggaagaggaggaggagatggtcCCGGCCCCTCAGCGGGTCACCGACCTAGAGCTGGGCATGTACGCTCTGCTGGGCATCTTCTGCCTGGCCATCCTCATCTTCCTGGTCAACGGTGTGGTCTTCGTGCTGCGCTACCAGCGCAAGGAGCCTCCCGACGGTGCCACTGaccctgcctccccccagccccacaaCTGGGTCTGGCTGGGTACAGACCAGGAGGAACTAAGCCGCCAGCTGGATCGGCAGTCCCCAGGCCTgccccagggggaggggggctgccccTGTGAGAgtcggggaggaggggaggccttGACTGTGGCCCAGGCACCTGGCGGGGGCACCAGTAGCTCCTCAAGCACCCTGGCCCGGAAGGAAGCGGGGGGACGGCGGAAACGTGTCGAGTTTGTGACGTTTGCGCCAGCTCCCCTGGCTGAGCTATCTCAGGAGTCCGTAGGGGCCCCGGCCGTGCAGTCCATCCTGGTGGCAGGTGAGGAGGACATCCGCTGGGTATGTGAGGACATGGGACTGAAGGACCCCGAGGAGCTGCGCAGCTACATGGAGAGGATCCGGGGCAGCTCCTGA
- the TMEM132A gene encoding transmembrane protein 132A isoform X2, which yields MCAGMAGRAAAAPRGPRGPWRCLLLALALALALDVVRVDCDQDPLDTIYLPATLELLDAPEHFRVQQVGHYPPANSSLGSRSETFLLLQPWPRVQPLLRASYPPFATQQVVPPRVTEPHQRPVPWDVRAVSVEAAVTPAEPHARVLFHLKGQDWPPGPGSLPCAWLHATHPAGTAHQACHFQPSLGACVVEMEFPSHWFSQGSTTRAELAYTLEPAAEGPGGCGPSQEEDPREQALPVGGVELRPADPPQYQEVPLDEAVTLRVPDVPVRPGQLFSATLLLRHNFTASILTLRIKVKKGLHVTAARPAQPSLWTAKLDRFKGSKHHTTLIICHRAGNTGLDSSPPELSEFLWVDFLVENGTSGGVAVTRPVTWQLEYAGQAPEAEKDKMVWEILVSERDVRALVPLAKAEELVNTAPLTGEPRHVPIRLVTVDNGGALVEVTEHIGCESTNTQVLQVSETCDAVFVSGKESRGAQGVQVDFWWRRLRASLQMTVWAPLLPLRIELTDTTLEQVRGWRVPGPTEGMPEPEAAAEEAERRPRSCRLQYQRAGVRFLVPFAAHPLDGGRRLTHLLGPDWLLDVTHLVAPHARVQDPRVASLEGGRILVGREPGVTSIEVRSPLSDSILGEQALAVTDDKVSVLELQVQPVMGISLALSRGTAHPGEVTATCWAQSAFPAPKQEVALSLWLSFSDHTLVPAELYNQHDLGLSVSAEEPGAILPAKDQGAQLGVVVSGAGAEGLPLHVALHPPEPCRRGRHRVPLASGTAWLGLPPAPTPPPALPSSPARGPPATEASVGGKQWEAGGVGGSGVVKGKFERAEAEAREEEEEEEEEEMVPAPQRVTDLELGMYALLGIFCLAILIFLVNGVVFVLRYQRKEPPDGATDPASPQPHNWVWLGTDQEELSRQLDRQSPGLPQGEGGCPCESRGGGEALTVAQAPGGGTSSSSSTLARKEAGGRRKRVEFVTFAPAPLAELSQESVGAPAVQSILVAGEEDIRWVCEDMGLKDPEELRSYMERIRGSS from the exons ATGTGCGCGGGGAtggcggggcgcgcggcggcggctcCCCGGGGGCCCCGCGGCCCCTGGCGCTGCCTCctgctggccctggccctggccctggccctggacGTCGTGAGAG tGGACTGTGACCAGGACCCCTTGGACACCATCTACCTGCCTGCAACCCTGGAGCTCCTTGATGCCCCTGAGCACTTCCGTGTGCAGCAAGTGGGCCATTATCCACCTGCCAACTCCTCTCTGGGCTCCCGATCTGAGACCTTTCTGCTCCTGCAGCCATGGCCCAGGGTCCAGCCTCTTCTCCGGGCCTCCTACCCACCCTTTGCCACTCAGCAG gtGGTCCCTCCACGGGTTACTGAGCCCCACCAACGGCCAGTGCCGTGGGATGTGCGGGCTGTGTCGGTGGAAGCGGCCGTGACTCCAGCAGAACCCCATGCCCGAGTCCTCTTCCACCTCAAAGGGCAGGATTGGCCTCCAGGGCCTGGCAGCCTGCCCTGCGCCTGGCTCCATGCCACACATCCTGCAGGCACTGCTCACCAAGCCTGCCACTTCCAG CCCTCCCTAGGCGCCTGTGTGGTGGAGATGGAGTTTCCCTCCCACTGGTTCTCCCAGGGCTCCACTACACGGGCCGAGCTGGCTTACACGCTGGAGCCCGCAGCTGAGGGCCCTGGGGGCTGCGGCCCCAGCCAGGAGGAGGACCCCAGGGAGCAAGCCCTTCCAGTGGGTGGTGTGGAGCTGCGCCCAGCGGACCCCCCACAGTACCAAGAGGTGCCCCTGGATGAGGCGGTGACCCTGCGGGTCCCTGATGTGCCTGTGCGGCCAGGCCAGCTCTTCAGTGCCACCCTCCTGCTTCGGCACAACTTCACAGCCAGCATCCTGACCCTGCG GATCAAGGTGAAGAAGGGGCTGCATGTGACAGCTGCCCGCCCAGCCCAACCCAGCCTCTGGACTGCCAAGCTGGACCGCTTCAAGGGCTCCAAGCACCACACAACCCTCATCATCTGCCACCGTGCTGGCAACACAGGGCTGGACTCCAG CCCTCCTGAACTCTCCGAGTTCCTGTGGGTGGACTTTCTGGTGGAGAATGGCACTAGTGGGGGTGTGGCAGTCACTCGCCCTGTCACATGGCAGCTGGAGTATGCAGGCCAGGCCCCCGAAGCAGAAAAGGACAAAATGGTGTGGGAGATCCTGGTGTCAGAGCGGGATGTAAGAGCCCTTGTCCCACTGGCCAAG GCCGAGGAGCTGGTGAACACAGCTCCACTGACCGGAGAGCCGAGGCACGTGCCCATACGCCTGGTCACCGTGGACAATGGGGGGGCCCTGGTGGAGGTGACAGAGCACATTGGCTGTGAGTCGACCAATACACAGGTGCTGCAG GTGTCCGAGACCTGTGATGCTGTGTTTGTGTCTGGCAAGGAGAGCCGGGGTGCCCAAGGGGTGCAGGTGGACTTCTGGTGGCGCCGTCTGAGGGCCTCACTGCAGATGACAGTGTGGGCCCCATTGCTGCCCCTGCGCATTGAGCTGACCGACACCACCCTGGAGCAGGTCCGGGGCTGGAGGGTCCCTGGCCCCACTGAAGG GATGCCAGAGCCTGAGGCTGCTGCTGAGGAGGCTGAGAGGCGCCCCCGCAGCTGCCGCCTGCAGTACCAGCGCGCAGGCGTGCGCTTCCTTGTCCCCTTTGCGGCTCACCCACTGGACGGTGGCCGCCGCCTCACCCACCTGCTCGGCCCTGACTGGCTGCTGGATGTGACCCACCTTGTGGCGCCTCACGCACGTGTACAAGACCCACGCGTAGCCTCGCTGGAGGGCGGCCGCATCCTGGTGGGCCGGGAACCCGGTGTCACCTCCATCGAG GTGCGTTCCCCGCTGTCTGACTCCATTTTGGGGGAGCAGGCATTGGCCGTGACGGATGACAAGGTCTCGGTGCTGGAGCTGCAGGTGCAGCCGGTGATGGGCATCTCACTGGCCCTGAGCCGGGGTACTGCCCACCCTGGGGAGGTCACAGCCACGTGCTGGGCACAGTCAGCCTTTCCCGCCCCAAAGCAG GAGGTGGCCCTCTCCCTTTGGCTGTCCTTCTCTGACCACACCCTGGTCCCCGCTGAGCTCTACAACCAACATGACCTGGGACTGTCTGTCTCCGCCGAGGAGCCTGGTGCTATCCTGCCAGCCAAGGACCAGGGTGCCCAGCTTGGGGTGGTGGTGAGTGGGGCAGGTGCTGAGGGGCTGCCCCTGCACGTGGCTCTCCACCCACCTGAGCCCTGCCGCCGGGGCCGCCACCGGGTCCCCCTGGCCTCTGGCACCGCCTGGCTAGGGCttccccctgctcccaccccgccccccgccctcccatCTAGCCCTGCCCGGGGCCCACCAGCCACGGAGGCCAGCGTGGGTGGTAAACAATGGGAGGCAGGGGGTGTTGGGGGCAGTGGGGTTGTGAAGGGCAAGTTTGAgcgggcagaggcagaggccagagaggaggaggaagaggaagaggaggaggagatggtcCCGGCCCCTCAGCGGGTCACCGACCTAGAGCTGGGCATGTACGCTCTGCTGGGCATCTTCTGCCTGGCCATCCTCATCTTCCTGGTCAACGGTGTGGTCTTCGTGCTGCGCTACCAGCGCAAGGAGCCTCCCGACGGTGCCACTGaccctgcctccccccagccccacaaCTGGGTCTGGCTGGGTACAGACCAGGAGGAACTAAGCCGCCAGCTGGATCGGCAGTCCCCAGGCCTgccccagggggaggggggctgccccTGTGAGAgtcggggaggaggggaggccttGACTGTGGCCCAGGCACCTGGCGGGGGCACCAGTAGCTCCTCAAGCACCCTGGCCCGGAAGGAAGCGGGGGGACGGCGGAAACGTGTCGAGTTTGTGACGTTTGCGCCAGCTCCCCTGGCTGAGCTATCTCAGGAGTCCGTAGGGGCCCCGGCCGTGCAGTCCATCCTGGTGGCAGGTGAGGAGGACATCCGCTGGGTATGTGAGGACATGGGACTGAAGGACCCCGAGGAGCTGCGCAGCTACATGGAGAGGATCCGGGGCAGCTCCTGA
- the TMEM132A gene encoding transmembrane protein 132A isoform X1: protein MCAGMAGRAAAAPRGPRGPWRCLLLALALALALDVVRVDCDQDPLDTIYLPATLELLDAPEHFRVQQVGHYPPANSSLGSRSETFLLLQPWPRVQPLLRASYPPFATQQVVPPRVTEPHQRPVPWDVRAVSVEAAVTPAEPHARVLFHLKGQDWPPGPGSLPCAWLHATHPAGTAHQACHFQPSLGACVVEMEFPSHWFSQGSTTRAELAYTLEPAAEGPGGCGPSQEEDPREQALPVGGVELRPADPPQYQEVPLDEAVTLRVPDVPVRPGQLFSATLLLRHNFTASILTLRIKVKKGLHVTAARPAQPSLWTAKLDRFKGSKHHTTLIICHRAGNTGLDSSSPPELSEFLWVDFLVENGTSGGVAVTRPVTWQLEYAGQAPEAEKDKMVWEILVSERDVRALVPLAKAEELVNTAPLTGEPRHVPIRLVTVDNGGALVEVTEHIGCESTNTQVLQVSETCDAVFVSGKESRGAQGVQVDFWWRRLRASLQMTVWAPLLPLRIELTDTTLEQVRGWRVPGPTEGMPEPEAAAEEAERRPRSCRLQYQRAGVRFLVPFAAHPLDGGRRLTHLLGPDWLLDVTHLVAPHARVQDPRVASLEGGRILVGREPGVTSIEVRSPLSDSILGEQALAVTDDKVSVLELQVQPVMGISLALSRGTAHPGEVTATCWAQSAFPAPKQEVALSLWLSFSDHTLVPAELYNQHDLGLSVSAEEPGAILPAKDQGAQLGVVVSGAGAEGLPLHVALHPPEPCRRGRHRVPLASGTAWLGLPPAPTPPPALPSSPARGPPATEASVGGKQWEAGGVGGSGVVKGKFERAEAEAREEEEEEEEEEMVPAPQRVTDLELGMYALLGIFCLAILIFLVNGVVFVLRYQRKEPPDGATDPASPQPHNWVWLGTDQEELSRQLDRQSPGLPQGEGGCPCESRGGGEALTVAQAPGGGTSSSSSTLARKEAGGRRKRVEFVTFAPAPLAELSQESVGAPAVQSILVAGEEDIRWVCEDMGLKDPEELRSYMERIRGSS from the exons ATGTGCGCGGGGAtggcggggcgcgcggcggcggctcCCCGGGGGCCCCGCGGCCCCTGGCGCTGCCTCctgctggccctggccctggccctggccctggacGTCGTGAGAG tGGACTGTGACCAGGACCCCTTGGACACCATCTACCTGCCTGCAACCCTGGAGCTCCTTGATGCCCCTGAGCACTTCCGTGTGCAGCAAGTGGGCCATTATCCACCTGCCAACTCCTCTCTGGGCTCCCGATCTGAGACCTTTCTGCTCCTGCAGCCATGGCCCAGGGTCCAGCCTCTTCTCCGGGCCTCCTACCCACCCTTTGCCACTCAGCAG gtGGTCCCTCCACGGGTTACTGAGCCCCACCAACGGCCAGTGCCGTGGGATGTGCGGGCTGTGTCGGTGGAAGCGGCCGTGACTCCAGCAGAACCCCATGCCCGAGTCCTCTTCCACCTCAAAGGGCAGGATTGGCCTCCAGGGCCTGGCAGCCTGCCCTGCGCCTGGCTCCATGCCACACATCCTGCAGGCACTGCTCACCAAGCCTGCCACTTCCAG CCCTCCCTAGGCGCCTGTGTGGTGGAGATGGAGTTTCCCTCCCACTGGTTCTCCCAGGGCTCCACTACACGGGCCGAGCTGGCTTACACGCTGGAGCCCGCAGCTGAGGGCCCTGGGGGCTGCGGCCCCAGCCAGGAGGAGGACCCCAGGGAGCAAGCCCTTCCAGTGGGTGGTGTGGAGCTGCGCCCAGCGGACCCCCCACAGTACCAAGAGGTGCCCCTGGATGAGGCGGTGACCCTGCGGGTCCCTGATGTGCCTGTGCGGCCAGGCCAGCTCTTCAGTGCCACCCTCCTGCTTCGGCACAACTTCACAGCCAGCATCCTGACCCTGCG GATCAAGGTGAAGAAGGGGCTGCATGTGACAGCTGCCCGCCCAGCCCAACCCAGCCTCTGGACTGCCAAGCTGGACCGCTTCAAGGGCTCCAAGCACCACACAACCCTCATCATCTGCCACCGTGCTGGCAACACAGGGCTGGACTCCAG CAGCCCTCCTGAACTCTCCGAGTTCCTGTGGGTGGACTTTCTGGTGGAGAATGGCACTAGTGGGGGTGTGGCAGTCACTCGCCCTGTCACATGGCAGCTGGAGTATGCAGGCCAGGCCCCCGAAGCAGAAAAGGACAAAATGGTGTGGGAGATCCTGGTGTCAGAGCGGGATGTAAGAGCCCTTGTCCCACTGGCCAAG GCCGAGGAGCTGGTGAACACAGCTCCACTGACCGGAGAGCCGAGGCACGTGCCCATACGCCTGGTCACCGTGGACAATGGGGGGGCCCTGGTGGAGGTGACAGAGCACATTGGCTGTGAGTCGACCAATACACAGGTGCTGCAG GTGTCCGAGACCTGTGATGCTGTGTTTGTGTCTGGCAAGGAGAGCCGGGGTGCCCAAGGGGTGCAGGTGGACTTCTGGTGGCGCCGTCTGAGGGCCTCACTGCAGATGACAGTGTGGGCCCCATTGCTGCCCCTGCGCATTGAGCTGACCGACACCACCCTGGAGCAGGTCCGGGGCTGGAGGGTCCCTGGCCCCACTGAAGG GATGCCAGAGCCTGAGGCTGCTGCTGAGGAGGCTGAGAGGCGCCCCCGCAGCTGCCGCCTGCAGTACCAGCGCGCAGGCGTGCGCTTCCTTGTCCCCTTTGCGGCTCACCCACTGGACGGTGGCCGCCGCCTCACCCACCTGCTCGGCCCTGACTGGCTGCTGGATGTGACCCACCTTGTGGCGCCTCACGCACGTGTACAAGACCCACGCGTAGCCTCGCTGGAGGGCGGCCGCATCCTGGTGGGCCGGGAACCCGGTGTCACCTCCATCGAG GTGCGTTCCCCGCTGTCTGACTCCATTTTGGGGGAGCAGGCATTGGCCGTGACGGATGACAAGGTCTCGGTGCTGGAGCTGCAGGTGCAGCCGGTGATGGGCATCTCACTGGCCCTGAGCCGGGGTACTGCCCACCCTGGGGAGGTCACAGCCACGTGCTGGGCACAGTCAGCCTTTCCCGCCCCAAAGCAG GAGGTGGCCCTCTCCCTTTGGCTGTCCTTCTCTGACCACACCCTGGTCCCCGCTGAGCTCTACAACCAACATGACCTGGGACTGTCTGTCTCCGCCGAGGAGCCTGGTGCTATCCTGCCAGCCAAGGACCAGGGTGCCCAGCTTGGGGTGGTGGTGAGTGGGGCAGGTGCTGAGGGGCTGCCCCTGCACGTGGCTCTCCACCCACCTGAGCCCTGCCGCCGGGGCCGCCACCGGGTCCCCCTGGCCTCTGGCACCGCCTGGCTAGGGCttccccctgctcccaccccgccccccgccctcccatCTAGCCCTGCCCGGGGCCCACCAGCCACGGAGGCCAGCGTGGGTGGTAAACAATGGGAGGCAGGGGGTGTTGGGGGCAGTGGGGTTGTGAAGGGCAAGTTTGAgcgggcagaggcagaggccagagaggaggaggaagaggaagaggaggaggagatggtcCCGGCCCCTCAGCGGGTCACCGACCTAGAGCTGGGCATGTACGCTCTGCTGGGCATCTTCTGCCTGGCCATCCTCATCTTCCTGGTCAACGGTGTGGTCTTCGTGCTGCGCTACCAGCGCAAGGAGCCTCCCGACGGTGCCACTGaccctgcctccccccagccccacaaCTGGGTCTGGCTGGGTACAGACCAGGAGGAACTAAGCCGCCAGCTGGATCGGCAGTCCCCAGGCCTgccccagggggaggggggctgccccTGTGAGAgtcggggaggaggggaggccttGACTGTGGCCCAGGCACCTGGCGGGGGCACCAGTAGCTCCTCAAGCACCCTGGCCCGGAAGGAAGCGGGGGGACGGCGGAAACGTGTCGAGTTTGTGACGTTTGCGCCAGCTCCCCTGGCTGAGCTATCTCAGGAGTCCGTAGGGGCCCCGGCCGTGCAGTCCATCCTGGTGGCAGGTGAGGAGGACATCCGCTGGGTATGTGAGGACATGGGACTGAAGGACCCCGAGGAGCTGCGCAGCTACATGGAGAGGATCCGGGGCAGCTCCTGA
- the TMEM109 gene encoding transmembrane protein 109 has protein sequence MAGPGSSSPWGKHVFKVILMVLVALVLLHSASSQSHSDFVSPGQQKKEAPVDLLSQMGRSVRGTLDAWLGPETMHLVSETLSQVMWAISSAISVAFFALSGIAAQLLNALGLDGDHLTQGLKLSPSQVQTFLLWGAGALVVYWLLSLLLGLVLALLGRILWGLKLVLFLVGFVALVRSVPDPSTRALLLLALLTLYALLSRLSGTRASGAQLEAKVRGLERQVEELRWRQRRAAKGPRSVEEE, from the exons ATGGCAGGCCCAGGCAGCAGCTCACCGTGGGGCAAGCATGTGTTCAAAGTCATCCTGATGGTCCTAGTGGCCCTCGTCCTCCTCCACTCAGCATCATCCCAGTCCCATTCAGACTTTGTGTCACCAGGCCAGCAGAAGAAGGAGGCTCCAGTTGATCTCTTGAGCCAGATGGGTCGTTCTGTGCGGGGAACACTGGATGCCTGGCTGGGGCCAGAGACCATGCACCTGGTTTCCGAG ACCTTGTCTCAGGTGATGTGGGCCATCTCCTCAGCCATCTCAGTGGCCTTCTTCGCACTGTCTGGGATCGCTGCACAGCTGCTCAACGCCTTGGGACTAGATG GAGATCACCTCACCCAGGGCCTGAAGCTCAGCCCCAGCCAGGTCCAGACGTTCCtgctgtggggggcaggggccctAGTTGTCTACTGGCTTCTGTCCTTGCTCCTTGGCTTGGTCTTGGCCTTGCTGGGGCGGATCCTGTGGGGTCTGAAGCTTGTCCTCTTCCTGGTCGGCTTTGTGGCCCTGGTGAGGTCAGTCCCCGACCCCTCCACCCGGGCCTTGCTCCTCCTGGCCCTGCTGACCCTCTATGCCTTGCTGAGCCGGCTCAGTGGCACCCGGGCCTCAGGGGCCCAATTGGAAGCAAAGGTCCGAGGGCTGGAGCGCCAGGTGGAAGAGCTGCGCTGGCGGCAGAGGCGGGCGGCCAAGGGGCCCCGGAGTGTGGAAGAGGAGTGA